The genomic interval GCAGCTATCCCCGAAGCGTTCGAAGGCGGCGATGGCCTAGACTTCTCCAAGGAAGCGCGCGTCGCCGTGTTCGATCTCGGACGCGCGCGCATGATCGCCGACGAAGCATGGACGCATTTCGTCGAGGAGAATGAGGCGCGGGCACGCTAGCTGATACTAGCGCACCTCTTCGACTTCAGCTTCATCCGGCGCGCGTTCGGCCCGGAGGTCTGCCCGCGGCGCGGTGAGAGCCGCCGTCGGCAATGCGAGCACCGGCCCAAGCGCATCGTTTTGGCCGCGCTCCATGCGTGGGTGGATAAGCTGGCCGCTGTCGCCGAACACATAGACGAGCCGCGCCCAATCCGCGTCGTCATACATGAAAGCCGGACCTTCCGGATCCAGATCCGACCAGTCCAATTCACGCGGCGCAGCGGCCGCTTGCGCCAACCACGTGCGCGCGCCGTTCTCGTCACCACGTCCACGCGCGACTTGCGCGAACAGAATGCAAATCCGGGACGAAGGGTTTTCGCGATAGGCGTCTTCCAGCAGCGATTGCGCCGTCGCCCAATCGCCGCGCTCCATCGCGAGTTCCGCCAGCACGATCTTCGACTCGCGGTGATCTCGGCGCTTGTCGGCGAAGGCGCCCATGCGGCCCGCGCGCGCTTCGCGTGACTCACCAGCCGCGAGGTCGCGATAGGCATGCGCCAAAGCCGGGTGCGGTGCGTTTTCCCATGCATCTTCAAGGATGGAGGCCGCGCGTTCGTTCTTGCCTTCGGCCACCAGTAGGCGCGCGGAGAGTGCGGCCGCTGGCGCGAATTGCGGCGCCATGCGAAACGCCTTCTGCGCTTGGTCGGACGCCTTATCGATGCGGCGCTCGCGCTCCATCTTCGCGGCTTGCGCCGCCATCAGCACCGCACGCCGGCGCTTGGCGACTCGGTCCTCCACGAGTTTGCGCTTGTCGCCGATTTCCAGCGTTTCCAGCGCAGCGTCCCAATCGCCGGCCTGCACCGCGAGATCGAATGCGTATTGATAGGGCCAAGTCGATGTCTTGGAGGCCTTCAGCGCCGCTTCCGCGTGGGCACGCGCCGCGGTGCGGTCGCCACGCTTCAACGCTGCCGCCATCAAGCCTTTGCGGCCGAGGATTTCCGTATCCTCGTGCTGCAACATGCCCGAATAGGCGCGCTCCGCGCCCGCCGTATCGCCGGCAACTTCCGCTGCGCGCGCTTGCAACAGCATGGCCAGGCGCGGCTCTTCGATCAGATCTTCCGCGCGATCCGCTTGGCGGCGCGCTTCCTCGAACTCACCGGCTTCCGCCGCGATCAAGCCCAGCGCCAAAGCTTCTTGGCCCTTGCGAATGCGCGCGCGTTGGCCTGCCTTGCCGATACGTCCCGGCGCATCGATCAAGAACATCAGCAAACGCAACACCGGCAGCGCGATCGCGATCAGCACCACCAAGATCAGCAAACCGAACAATGCGCTCGTGCTCACTTCCGTGCCGAACCAATTGATCTCCACCGTGCCTGGGTCGGTGGTGACGATCTGCCACGAGGCCAGCATCGCGGCGACCGCGATGATCAAAAGGAAAGCGAGGCGCAACATCGTGCTTTAGCTCCGCGACAATTCTTGTCGGATCGCCGCGAGGCGCTGGTCGATTTCGAGCCGGCGCTGCGCGTCATTCAGCCAAGGCTGGGCGGCGCGCTTGGATGCGCCTGTCAGCCGGTTCAGTTCTTGAATGGCTTCCGCCAAGCGGTCGGAAGCGAGATATTGCTCGGCGCGTTCGACAATGCCTTCCGGTGTGTCGCCCGCGTTCGATTGGCGCACGACGATCCATTGCGCCAGCGCCGCTTGGATGCGACCCCAGAATCCGCCGCCCGCTTGGCTTTGCCGTGCGGCGCGAATGATCTCGTTGTCGAGGCGGTCAAACTGATCGCGCAATTCGATCCGTGTCGGTGCGCCGGTGCGCGCCAGCGGCTCGAGTGCGGCCACGTTCGGATCGTTCGGCAGCAACGTCGCAAGCGCTGCATGCGCCTGCGGGAATGGGCCGGAGGAGCGCGCCGCTTCCGCCGCCGCCACGACTGCGTACGAGGCACGCGCCGCGGTCGCGGCCGCCCGTGCTTCCGCCGCCACCGCCGGCAATTCTTCCTGCAAGCGGCGCACTTCGGTGACGAGTGCTTGCACTTCCGCCGTCGACGGCATCGTGCTCAAGCGGCTTTCCACATCGCGCAGGCCTGCTTGCAGCGCGAACAGACGCGCCGTGGCGCTGCCGCCCTCGGCTTCATCGCTCGCCGCGATGGCCAGCGGTGCGTTCACGATCGCCTCGATCGCCTCGAGCCGCTGATCCAATTCGGTGACATTCGACGGCGCCTCTGCGCCGTTCACGCTCGCCGCCTGCAAAGGCGCCACGTCATTGAGGGCGGCTTGCACGGCCGGCAGGCGTGGCGCGATAGCGCCACCCGCTGCGCCCACGCCCGCGGCCAACACCGCCAGCGCCAGAGCCGTGCCCCCGCCGATGCCGCCGCCGCGACGATCATCGTCGCGATAAGCCGGCTCGTACTCAACGTCGATCGGCTCGGCGCGTCCGCGCTCCGCTTCGTCGTCGTCTCTGCTCATGTGGCTCCCCAAAATTTTCCCGCGACGTTTCCGCGATTTCGCATCGGAAATGAGTCGGGGCCGAAGCAGAAACCTACGGCCCCCGGTGAAGCCGCTCAAGCGCTTGCCCCAGCAGGGGAGAATTACTCTTGGAGTGTGACGCGCAAGAGATCGTCTTCGCGTGGCGCGGGCGCCACGATTATGCGCTTCCAGATGGTTTTCGCCGCTTTTTCAGCCACGCCGGGACTCATGCAGGCCGCTGTGAGTTGCGCCGCATTGGGTGCGCCGAGCGCAACAAACGCCTCCGCAGCGCGTGCGCTGTAGAAGAGGATGATATCCAGGGTTTCTGTGAGTTGCGGCGGCAGCACGCTCGCCTGCACCGCCGCATACGCGGTGCGTCGCTCGATCCGATAGCCGGCGCGTTGCAACTCGCCCGCTAAATCGCCGGCAATGTGTTCGCCGGCGATATGAATGATTTTGCCTCGGGCGGGATCGAGCGTCGCTTTCGCGAGCGCCGCCAGCGAGGCCACATCGCCGTCGGCCGAGCGCACATTCTTATGCCCCGCCGCACGCGCCGCCGCCGCTGTCGCATCGCCGACAGCAAGGATGATCTTGTCCTGCGCTTCGCGCACCGCCGGAAACGCATGTACGCCATTGATGCTGGTGAAGATCAGCGCCTGCGCGCCTTCAACGTTCGTGTCGTAGCCGCACGGCACGATCGTCAGCAGCGGCGCAATCACCGGTTCCGCGCCCAACGCACGCACGCGCTGCGCCGTGATTTCCGCTTCCGGCATCGCGCGCGTGATGGCGACCCGCGTCACCCGTGATCCATCATGATGGAATCCCCCGCTTCGTCGCGAATTTCACCGCCAAGCGTTGCGCCCAAGGCTCGCGCTTGCGCAATCACCTCGCCACCGAGCGCAACCGTCTCCGTGCGTCGCCAACGCGTCACGCCATCGGGCGTCAGCGTCTCACCCACAAAGCGCATTTCCGCGCCATTTACGCGGGCGAGCGCCCCGATCGGCGTGCGGCACGAGCCATCGAGCGCTTCCAAAAACGCGCGCTCCGCTTCGGTTTCAATGCGCGCATTCGCGTCCTCAAATTTCGCCAGCGCCTCAAGCGTGCGCGCATCATCTGCGCGCGCCGTAATTGCAAGCGCGCCTTGGCACGCAGCAGGCGGCGTTTCGATCGGATCAACCAAGCTTACCGCACGCGCTTCCAAACCCAAACGCTTCAGGCCCGCGAGCGCCAGGAACGTCGCGTCTGCATCGCCGGCCTCCAGCTTCTTCAAGCGCGTATCGACATTGCCGCGCAACGTCACGACGCCCAGATCAGGCCGCGCGTAAAGCACCTGCGCCTGGCGCCGCAAACTCGCCGTGCCGACATTCGCGCCCGCCGGCAGTTCAGCCAGGCTCTTCGCTTTAAGGCTCACAAAGGCGTCGCGCGGATCTTCGCGCTCCGGCACGCAGGCCAGCACTATGCCATCGGGCAGCCGCGTCGGCAGATCCTTCAACGAATGAATGCCGACATCGATGCGCCCATCGAGCAGCGCTTCATCGAGCTCCTTAGTAAAGAGCCCTTTGCCGCCGGATTCAATCAGCCGCCGATCCTGGATCGTGTCGCCCGTCGTCACGATCGGGACGATCTCCAGCGCGCTCAGCTCAACACCCAGCAACGCCGCCCAACGCGCGCGCGTCTGCTCGGTCTGCGCCAGCGAAAGCTTCGAGCCACGCGCGCCGATGCGGAAGAGAACAGCCATAACTTCACTTAGCCGCTGGCGCGGCGCGGGGGAACGCGCCAAATGAGCCGCCATGAAACCGCTCACCATCCTCGGCATCGAGACCAGCTGCGACGAGACCGCGGCGGCCGTGCTGCGCCTGGATGAGGCGGGACCGCACGTGCTCTCCGACGTGGTGCTCGGCCAAGCCGCCCATCACGCGCCGTATCGGGGTGTGGTTCCCGAGATTGCCGCCCGCGCGCACGTCGAAGGCCTGGACGGGACGATCAAAGCGGCGATGGCCGACGCGGGGATGAATTTTGCTGATTTGGATGGTGTGGCGGCAACAGCCGGCCCCGGCCTGATCGGCGGCGTCATGGTCGGGCTCATGGCTGGGAAGGCGATCTCTCTCGCCCAAAACAAGCCGCTGATCGGCGTGAACCACCTCGAAGGCCACGCGCTCAGCCCGCGCCTCGCCGAAGGCGGCGCGACCTTCCCGTACCTCTTATTGCTGGTCTCGGGCGGCCATTGCCAATTCATCTCTGTGCTCGACGTCGGCGTTTATCGTCGCCTCGGCTCCACCATCGACGACGCGCTCGGCGAAGCTTTCGACAAGCTCGCTAAGCTGCTCGATCTCGGCTTCCCCGGCGGGCCATTCGTGGAAAAAGCCGCCAAAAACGGCGATCCGAAGCGCTTTGCGCTGCCCCGTCCGTTGCTCAGCCGCGAAGGTTGCGACTTCTCCTTCGCGGGCTTGAAGACCGCGTGTGCGCGCGAGGTGGCGACGCTCGGCGTGCTGACGGATCAGGACAAAGCCGATCTTTGCGCCAGCTTCCAAGCGGCCGTGCTCGACATCATCACCGATCGCACGCGCAACGCGATGCGCGCATTCGATATGGTCTGGGGTGCAAAGGGAAGATTGGTGGCGGCCGGCGGTGTGGCCGCCAATCAGGCGATCCGGGGCCGGCTCGAAGCTCTGGCGGCGGATCGAAATTACGACTTTATCGCCCCGCCGCTCAAATGGTGCACCGACAATGCGGCGATGATCGCTTTGGCCGGAGCTGAAAGATTGCGGCTGGGATTTAGTGACGACCTGTCATTTCCAGCCCGTCCACGCTGGCCGTTAGACGAGGCCGCTGCCCGCTTGCGCCCCAGCCACAAGCCGGGACGCAAGGGAGCAAAAGCTTAGGCCACGACGCGCGCGGCAGCGAACAACAACGGCGCCAGCGCGGTGGCGACCAGTGCGATCGCGACCACAACGGACAGGGCCCGAGCGGTGGCAGGCAGGTCTTGCGCAGACATTCGAAATTCCCCTCATCAGTGAGTCGATGCTGCAACTGCTAACATCGACGGCCGGTAGATAATCTTTGCTACGCGGCGGCGGTAGTCAGCAAAAACCAGCCCTGATATGCAATTATGCAGGGCAAATCGTTAATGTCGATCCATAATTGCAGGCAAAAGAGAGGCGCGAAGACCGAAGTCTTCGCGCCTGCACAAGGGGACAGGGGCGCGCTGGGAAACGCGCCCAGGCAGAAATTCTAGGCGACCACGCGGGCCGCGATTTCGACGATCGGGCTCATCGCAACGGTAACAAGCAACGCTGCTGCGACGACGAAGCTGAAGCTGAGAAGGTGTGAGGGGCGGGTGGCGGTCATTGGGCTCTCCAGGGCTTGGCGTTGTTCGGTGGATTATATGTACCCTGACGCCGTCACGTATTCAATGAATAAAATAGTTTTCGTTCAGTATTTGTGTAAAGCTCGTTTCGCTTGAGGCTGGGATATGCGCTACGAGCTTATTTGCGGGCGTAGATGCCGTTCAGGATGAGGTTGAGCACGCCCTCAAGCTCCCGCTCCAGCTTGGGCAGGGTGAGCTTCGAGAAGAGCTGCGGCACGCCGAATTTCATAGTCGCCGACTGCATCATCTCTGCGTTGAACATATGGTCGGCCGGCGCGAACAGACCGGCTTTTTCGCCTTCTTCCAGAAGCGCTGAGAGAAATACGCGCTCCAGCGCCAATTGCTCGTTCGAGAAGAGCGGACGCTCCTTCACCAGGACCTCGGCGACCTCGAGGATTTTGGCGTTTTCCTCGAACATCGCGTAGGAATCGCGCATGCGCTTGAAGAAAATCTCGCGCAACCGCTTATCCGCCGGCCACTCCTTCTTGCGCGCGATCGCGGCCATTTCGGCCTGTTCTTCAGCGTAATGCTTGCGCGCCATCGCCTCGGCGATGTCGATCTTGGCTTCGAAGAAGCGATAGATGTTGCCCGGCGACATATCGCAATCGGCCGCGATCTCGGCCATGGTTGTCTTGCCATAGCCGTAGTGTTTGATGCGGTTCATGGCCGCCTGGAGAATGCGATCGCGCGTAGCTGTCTTTTCGTCCATCCCTTCCATTTATGCGGTTTCTACTGAACGATCAATGAAGGATTCAGCGTTGTGACCCAGCCCTATCAGAACGTGACCGTCCTTGGGGCGGGGGCGTGGGGCACCGCCTTGGCGCAGGTGGCCGCCGCCGCGGGCCGCGATGTGCTGATCTGGGCGCGCGAGGACGAAGTTGTCCAAGGCATCAACCAGGCGCACGAGAACACATTGTTCCTGCCCGGCCAGAAGCTGAACCCCGCTGTCCGAGCCACCGCGGACATCGCAGAGGCCGCAAAAGCCGACCTGATCCTCGCCGTACCGCCTGCCCAACATATGCGCAGCGTCCTGCGCAGCGCCCGCCCGCACCTGCAGCTTGGCGCGCCGCTGGTGCTGTGCGCCAAGGGCGTCGAGCGTGGCTCGCTGGCGCTCATGACGGACGTGCTGAGGGAAGAGTTGCCCGAAATCGGCCCCGCCGTGCTGTCCGGTCCTGGCTTCGCGAAAGACGTCGCGCGCGGCCTGCCGACAGCAATCACGATCGCGAGCCCGGATGCCGCGCTCGCGCAACGCATCGTCGCCACGATCGGCCTGCCAACCTTCCGCCCGTACTTCGCAGACGATCTCATCGGCGCTGAAATTGGCGGCGCGGTGAAGAACGTCATCGCCATCGCTTGCGGCGTCGCCGAAGGCCGCAAGCTTGGCGACGGCGCGCGCGCTGCTCTCATCACGCGCGGCTTCGCCGAACTCACGCGCCTCGGCCTCGCGATGGGCGCAAAAGCCGAAACGCTCTCCGGCCTCTGCGGCTTGGGCGATCTGGTGCTCACCTGCGCCTCGCTCACCTCGCGCAACACATCGCTTGGCGCAGCTCTCGGCGAAGGCCGCGCGCTGAAAGACATTCTCGCCGAACGCCGCTCCGTCGCTGAAGGCATGGAGAGCGCGCCGGCCGTCGTGGCGCTCGCGGCGAAATACAAAGTCGAGATGCCGATCTGCCAAGCCGTCGACGCTATTGTCGGTGAACGCATCAGCATTGATGACGCGATCACAGCTTTGCTGTCGCGTCCGTTCAAAGCTGAAGGCGTGTGACTCCCAAGTCCGGCCTCTTCTTGGCGCGCGTCGATGCGGTGCCAAATCCTGGCGCGATCGTGGTCGATTTCGCGGAAGGCGAGGCGCGGCTCTCGATCATCATCACGCGCCGTGGTGATGCCATCGCCGCGTTCCGCAATCGCTGCCCGCACGCCGGCTATCCCATGGAACGCCCCGATGGGCGCATGGTGATCCAAGAAGGCCGCTATCTCGTCTGCACCGCGCACGGCGCAAGTTTTGCGCTCGAATCCGGCGCTTGTGCCGGGGGGCCGTGCAATGGCGAAGGCTTGGAGCGCTTCGCCATCGAACTGCGCGACGACGGCGTTTTCATCGCATAAGCCACAAAAAAGAAGCGCGGCTTTCGCCGCGCCTCAATCTCACTAAGCTGAATCAGCACCTTAAGCGGCCGCTTCTTCCTCGTCGTCCTCATCATCGTCGTCGCGACGGCGCATCATCATGTAGCCGACGCCCGCGAGCACCACGACACCCAGCGCGATCCAAGGGAAATAGCCAGCCAAGCCGCCAAACGCGGTTTGCGCTTGCCCGCCGCCATCGCCAGCGGCTTCCGCCGTGCCGCTCTCCGCCGCCACGCCGGTTACCAAGCCCGGTATCGAATAGGCCGAGACTTGGTCGCTTGCCGCTTGGAAATCCGCATGCGTGCGGCCAGTCGGGAAGCTCAGCATGTTCTGCATTTCAGACGCCGCCGCTTCGATCGCTGGCATTTGGTCGGCGCTACCGATGCTCGTCATCGTCGCCACGCCATAGCGGCCCAGCAATTTCAATTCGTGACGGAAATCCTTGCCTTGGCCGCCGCCAGGTGCAGCCGTGCGCTCAGCCCACACGACTTGCGGCGTGCCTTCAGCGACAAACGCCGGCATCACCGCGAAGCCTTCGAATGGCTTGTTCTGTGCCGCGCGCGCATCGCGTGTTTGCGTTTCGAGATTGGTGTCGCTCAAGCCCGAGGCTGTTTCCGCCTGCACGTAGCCAATTGCGTCGTAGGAAATCACCGTCGCCCAAACATTGTTGGCGCGCACGTCTGTGTTCGCCGGCGCGAGTAGGCCAAGCACGGTGCCGCTCGGCGCCGTTGCGTTGTTGCGTTGCAGGAAGGCGTACGCTTCTTCCGCCGAATAGAGCCTGTAGCCGTTTGGTACGTTGATCGTGAGTTCGTCGCCGTTCAGCGGGATCACGCCCGAGCGGCCTTCGGCAGGCGCGGCGGCAGGCTGAGCCGCTGGCGGCGTTGCCGGTTGAACAGGTTGCGCGCGCACTGGCGGCGCGGCGACATCAGGTCCGGCAGTGCCCGGACCATCGGCAAAAGCAGGTGTGGCGACGAAGATCGCCAGCGCGGCAAAAAGGGCGCGCGTTACATTCTTGCGCATGGGTAGTCTCCCTCGCGCGCCCGGTCCGGGCGCTTCCCCCGAGTCGGTGATTAACCAATCTCGCGAGCTTTGTCGCGCGTCAGCGCGTGACAGCTGCGCGAAGTTCCCCTGACGCGCGAGTCATCGCGTCATTTATGGCGCTGCGCCACTCAGCGATGCTGGTCGCGGCCTGCGCGGCTTGTGGATAGGTCACGCCGCGCGACGAGTTGACGACGCCGCCCTCCAAACCTTTCCCGCTTGCAACAAAGCCAGCCACCGCGTCCGCGGCGCTCGCGCCCTGTGCGCCGTAACCCGGCACTAGGAACAGCGCGTGGGGCATAGCCTCGCGCAGCGCGCGCGCTTCCTCCGGATAGGTCGCGCCGGCCACCGCCATCAGGCCCGACCAATCGCTCGCGCCCAAAAGGCGCTGCGTTTCCGGCGCCAGCATCTCGGCAACGCGCCGCCATACCGGTGCGCCGCCAACTTGCAGATCTTGCACATCGCCCGCGCCCGGATTCGAGGTGCGCACCAGCACGGCGACGCCTTTGCCCTCGCGCTGCGCCAACGTGACGAACGGCTCGAGCGTGTCCTTGCCCATGTAGGGGTTCACCGTGACGCAATCGGCGTTGAAGCCCGGCTTCGGCCCCAGCGACGCGCGCGCATAGCCTTCCGCCGTCGTGCCGATGTCGCCGCGCTTGGCGTCGAGGATCACGATCATGCCGGTATCGGTCGCATGCTGGCACAACATGCGCGCCACTGCGTAGCCCATCTCGCCGAATTGCTCGAACAGACCAAGCTGCGGCTTCAACACGCCGCAATGTTTGGCCGCCACGTCGATCACGCTCGCGCCGAACTTTAGCAGCGCTTGCATATCTTCGCGCACGTCGCCGAAGAGCGCCGCAGGAATTTTATCCGCGAATGGATCGAGCCCAACGCAGAGCGGCGTGTTGTGGCGGCGGACGCTTTCGATCAAGCGATCTGCGAAAGGTGCGGTCATCTGTTCAACGGCCCATCGCCGGGCGCAACGCAGACCACTTGCGCCACTGCAAGCTCGCGCCGCAAATCATCCGATTGCTGGCCGTAATTGTCTGAGGTGAGGCGCGGCGCTGGAGCGCCAGCGGCTTCAACTTGTTCAACGCGCAACAAGCGCAACACCGATGAGGGCGCGGCCGTGTAAATGCGCCCGCGGCGCGCGGATTCCGCGATCGTTACCCCAATCACTTGGCCGTTCGATGAGAATGCAGGCCCACCGCTAATGCCGGCAAGCGAACCGCCGAGGCCCGACGTACGGCCAAGCTCAGCCCATGCCAGCACCGGCTCTTCAACATCGTAACGGCCGCGCGCAACGAGCGTCTCGCGGCCAATCAAGCGCGAATACGCTTCGCCTGGCCTGCCTTGCGGAAAGCCGACATGGAAGGCGCGTTGGCCAATTTGGAAATCGCGCTCTGACGTGTCGAGCGCCAGCGCTACCGGCGCTTGGTCCGTGCGCAGCAGCGCAAGGTCGGCAAACAGCGCGCGCTTCACTTCGGTGACCTGCACGGCTTGGCCGCGCGAGACGATAAGGCCGACATGCTCGCATCCGTCGACGACGTGGCGCGCCGTCAGCCACCAACCTTCCTCTGAAATCGCAAACGCTGACCCCATTCCAGACGAAACGGGGCCGACTTCAACCAGCACTTCGGGATCATAGATCGAGGGCGGCGGCAGATAGGAGCCGTTCACCGATGACGGCGCATCTGGCAGCGCTTCCGGTGCGTCCGCGCGTTGGTCGATGCGGAACAGTACAAACACCACCGCCGCGATGACGATGATGTAGAGCAACCAGTCCGGGATCAGACGAAACAAATCAGCCGCCTCTGATCATGCTCACATTGGGATCGGCGACCGCGCCCGAAAGGATCAGCGCCAAACCAATTTTCACGCTCATCAAAAATACCGCTGCTGCCACATCACCTTCGGCAATCCGGCGCGGCAGGCCGCGCAGGAACATATCTGCAAAACGGAACGCCAGCAGCTGGATCAGCAGCGTCACCACGCCCCAGATCAGCAAATCCCA from Vitreimonas flagellata carries:
- a CDS encoding heme biosynthesis protein HemY; the protein is MLRLAFLLIIAVAAMLASWQIVTTDPGTVEINWFGTEVSTSALFGLLILVVLIAIALPVLRLLMFLIDAPGRIGKAGQRARIRKGQEALALGLIAAEAGEFEEARRQADRAEDLIEEPRLAMLLQARAAEVAGDTAGAERAYSGMLQHEDTEILGRKGLMAAALKRGDRTAARAHAEAALKASKTSTWPYQYAFDLAVQAGDWDAALETLEIGDKRKLVEDRVAKRRRAVLMAAQAAKMERERRIDKASDQAQKAFRMAPQFAPAAALSARLLVAEGKNERAASILEDAWENAPHPALAHAYRDLAAGESREARAGRMGAFADKRRDHRESKIVLAELAMERGDWATAQSLLEDAYRENPSSRICILFAQVARGRGDENGARTWLAQAAAAPRELDWSDLDPEGPAFMYDDADWARLVYVFGDSGQLIHPRMERGQNDALGPVLALPTAALTAPRADLRAERAPDEAEVEEVR
- a CDS encoding COG4223 family protein, with the protein product MSRDDDEAERGRAEPIDVEYEPAYRDDDRRGGGIGGGTALALAVLAAGVGAAGGAIAPRLPAVQAALNDVAPLQAASVNGAEAPSNVTELDQRLEAIEAIVNAPLAIAASDEAEGGSATARLFALQAGLRDVESRLSTMPSTAEVQALVTEVRRLQEELPAVAAEARAAATAARASYAVVAAAEAARSSGPFPQAHAALATLLPNDPNVAALEPLARTGAPTRIELRDQFDRLDNEIIRAARQSQAGGGFWGRIQAALAQWIVVRQSNAGDTPEGIVERAEQYLASDRLAEAIQELNRLTGASKRAAQPWLNDAQRRLEIDQRLAAIRQELSRS
- a CDS encoding uroporphyrinogen-III synthase, yielding MTRVAITRAMPEAEITAQRVRALGAEPVIAPLLTIVPCGYDTNVEGAQALIFTSINGVHAFPAVREAQDKIILAVGDATAAAARAAGHKNVRSADGDVASLAALAKATLDPARGKIIHIAGEHIAGDLAGELQRAGYRIERRTAYAAVQASVLPPQLTETLDIILFYSARAAEAFVALGAPNAAQLTAACMSPGVAEKAAKTIWKRIIVAPAPREDDLLRVTLQE
- the hemC gene encoding hydroxymethylbilane synthase gives rise to the protein MAVLFRIGARGSKLSLAQTEQTRARWAALLGVELSALEIVPIVTTGDTIQDRRLIESGGKGLFTKELDEALLDGRIDVGIHSLKDLPTRLPDGIVLACVPEREDPRDAFVSLKAKSLAELPAGANVGTASLRRQAQVLYARPDLGVVTLRGNVDTRLKKLEAGDADATFLALAGLKRLGLEARAVSLVDPIETPPAACQGALAITARADDARTLEALAKFEDANARIETEAERAFLEALDGSCRTPIGALARVNGAEMRFVGETLTPDGVTRWRRTETVALGGEVIAQARALGATLGGEIRDEAGDSIMMDHG
- the tsaD gene encoding tRNA (adenosine(37)-N6)-threonylcarbamoyltransferase complex transferase subunit TsaD; this translates as MKPLTILGIETSCDETAAAVLRLDEAGPHVLSDVVLGQAAHHAPYRGVVPEIAARAHVEGLDGTIKAAMADAGMNFADLDGVAATAGPGLIGGVMVGLMAGKAISLAQNKPLIGVNHLEGHALSPRLAEGGATFPYLLLLVSGGHCQFISVLDVGVYRRLGSTIDDALGEAFDKLAKLLDLGFPGGPFVEKAAKNGDPKRFALPRPLLSREGCDFSFAGLKTACAREVATLGVLTDQDKADLCASFQAAVLDIITDRTRNAMRAFDMVWGAKGRLVAAGGVAANQAIRGRLEALAADRNYDFIAPPLKWCTDNAAMIALAGAERLRLGFSDDLSFPARPRWPLDEAAARLRPSHKPGRKGAKA
- a CDS encoding TetR/AcrR family transcriptional regulator is translated as MDEKTATRDRILQAAMNRIKHYGYGKTTMAEIAADCDMSPGNIYRFFEAKIDIAEAMARKHYAEEQAEMAAIARKKEWPADKRLREIFFKRMRDSYAMFEENAKILEVAEVLVKERPLFSNEQLALERVFLSALLEEGEKAGLFAPADHMFNAEMMQSATMKFGVPQLFSKLTLPKLERELEGVLNLILNGIYARK
- a CDS encoding NAD(P)H-dependent glycerol-3-phosphate dehydrogenase, whose translation is MTQPYQNVTVLGAGAWGTALAQVAAAAGRDVLIWAREDEVVQGINQAHENTLFLPGQKLNPAVRATADIAEAAKADLILAVPPAQHMRSVLRSARPHLQLGAPLVLCAKGVERGSLALMTDVLREELPEIGPAVLSGPGFAKDVARGLPTAITIASPDAALAQRIVATIGLPTFRPYFADDLIGAEIGGAVKNVIAIACGVAEGRKLGDGARAALITRGFAELTRLGLAMGAKAETLSGLCGLGDLVLTCASLTSRNTSLGAALGEGRALKDILAERRSVAEGMESAPAVVALAAKYKVEMPICQAVDAIVGERISIDDAITALLSRPFKAEGV
- a CDS encoding Rieske (2Fe-2S) protein; the protein is MTPKSGLFLARVDAVPNPGAIVVDFAEGEARLSIIITRRGDAIAAFRNRCPHAGYPMERPDGRMVIQEGRYLVCTAHGASFALESGACAGGPCNGEGLERFAIELRDDGVFIA
- a CDS encoding DUF2167 domain-containing protein — translated: MRKNVTRALFAALAIFVATPAFADGPGTAGPDVAAPPVRAQPVQPATPPAAQPAAAPAEGRSGVIPLNGDELTINVPNGYRLYSAEEAYAFLQRNNATAPSGTVLGLLAPANTDVRANNVWATVISYDAIGYVQAETASGLSDTNLETQTRDARAAQNKPFEGFAVMPAFVAEGTPQVVWAERTAAPGGGQGKDFRHELKLLGRYGVATMTSIGSADQMPAIEAAASEMQNMLSFPTGRTHADFQAASDQVSAYSIPGLVTGVAAESGTAEAAGDGGGQAQTAFGGLAGYFPWIALGVVVLAGVGYMMMRRRDDDDEDDEEEAAA
- the pyrF gene encoding orotidine-5'-phosphate decarboxylase, with protein sequence MTAPFADRLIESVRRHNTPLCVGLDPFADKIPAALFGDVREDMQALLKFGASVIDVAAKHCGVLKPQLGLFEQFGEMGYAVARMLCQHATDTGMIVILDAKRGDIGTTAEGYARASLGPKPGFNADCVTVNPYMGKDTLEPFVTLAQREGKGVAVLVRTSNPGAGDVQDLQVGGAPVWRRVAEMLAPETQRLLGASDWSGLMAVAGATYPEEARALREAMPHALFLVPGYGAQGASAADAVAGFVASGKGLEGGVVNSSRGVTYPQAAQAATSIAEWRSAINDAMTRASGELRAAVTR
- a CDS encoding S1 family peptidase; amino-acid sequence: MFRLIPDWLLYIIVIAAVVFVLFRIDQRADAPEALPDAPSSVNGSYLPPPSIYDPEVLVEVGPVSSGMGSAFAISEEGWWLTARHVVDGCEHVGLIVSRGQAVQVTEVKRALFADLALLRTDQAPVALALDTSERDFQIGQRAFHVGFPQGRPGEAYSRLIGRETLVARGRYDVEEPVLAWAELGRTSGLGGSLAGISGGPAFSSNGQVIGVTIAESARRGRIYTAAPSSVLRLLRVEQVEAAGAPAPRLTSDNYGQQSDDLRRELAVAQVVCVAPGDGPLNR